The genomic stretch atttatatatatatggttacaTAAAACCAATTGCTAACATATTCCTTTAAGGAATTTGAAGACAAGAAAAAAGACCTGAGTACTGAATGGAGCTCGGGaactatatttaaatgaataaaaaattcagtgcCACTTCAGTCATAATCCATTTCTTTAATGTGTATTTCACTAAGGATACTACCTATTTTACCCTCTTTGTTGTTAATGCTTTCAATATAAACAATGGTATTGctcttaaaatataaaaagaaaaagagcagttaatgtgttgtgtttttttttctttgtgaatgTTGTTCCGTTGGACGGACCTGAAGGGTTCTGTGGTTagcctgtcttttttttctttttttcttttttttttttttttttattatttcttaacTGTTCCTTCTACTGTGGGAGGAATAATCTTTCTCTAAACGTGAAGGGGTTCTAGAGTTGCCAGTTGAATTTACTTGCATTCTCCaaatatgtgtttttcatttcttcGAGGGGGTGGTGAACTGAGCACTGGAGTAAAGCACAGGCTAATTTATATCCTTCTCTTTAACTAAACCTTGAAGTTAGTTATCTGATGAAATGAATGAGTGGTGTTTGCACAGGAATCACAAAACTGTGCAGCAATCTGGCCTTCTAGAAATGGAATTTTCCTCCCCTGCCTTATGGTTGTCCTGTCTGTTGCCAAATTGTACTTGATGTTACAttctgaaaagaaaagaacaaaaaattgtaatatttaaacatgaaaGTTTTTGTTTGACAGAATGCTATTTAAGAATATTAAAATtcgttttgtttaatttgtcatgtctgattttttttttggtatacAATTATCACGTgtgattataatttattatgtaATTTATGATAATGTTGTGCAAAAGTCATATACCACTTTtcatatgtttaattttattccttttaattatttttgggcAACCGCTTCATTCTGTTCAGAGATGCTGTGTGCCTGGAGCCTATACAGAAccactggatgcaaggcaggaacacagggcATTACAGGGcataacacattcacactctcacaactatgggcaatttcacacagcaagtcaaccaaccaacatgtgtgtttgtactgtgggaggagtatagagcacctggaggaaacccatgcagacacagggagaacacaccaaactccccacagtGACCCAAAAAGGGGTTTGAACCCAAACCCAaaaccctgaagctgtgtggatgtgacactatctgttgcaccaccatgctgccccttcTAAGCATCCATTAGATATGAGTTCAGCCTTGAATATATAAGTATGAAAAGATAttgatatccatccatccattcattatctgtaaccgcttatccaatttagggtcgcggggggtccagagcctacctggaatcgatATTGATATGAGATAATGCAAATACAAAAGGAATGTTAAAAGCAATTGGAAATAACTAGGAAAATTAAACAGAATATTCCCAAACAATTTCAAGATAtttctaaaatatataaagaaaatataacaaaaccaTCAGACAAGGAACAAGCAGTGTTATTTTTATGTTCTTCCACTTTGACGTGACAATGCAATAGGGCTGAAAGGATTTTTACCTGTCAAGAGACTAAGGTGAAAAAGTAAACTCAATTAAGAGAAAACAAGTTGCTGGCAGCTTCAGAAAAACTGATGCTATGCATATGCACTTCTCAGGCACTTGCCTTTGCTAACACTGCAGATGCGCCCAAGTTTGACATAGAATTCACATGttctatggacactttcatGGTCTCACCTGATGAGGAAGTACGTCTGGGGGTACCACTGCCCAGCCACAGCCTGTAGGTGCATGGACAGAACCCTATAGAGATCCTATGGTGAGGGATGTCTTGGAGGAAGTGCGCCACATTTTGGGTTTAATCATCCAATATTTGCAATGAATACAGGCAGTTCTAACACGAGCCCTACGCTGAATCGGGCTCTCACAAACTCCCCTTTTAAACACTCTGCCCTCCATGATTTCTCCTTTTGTTCAAACCATGTGTTCCAGTTCAAGGTCCTTCTGTTCAGCCTGTTCTTggcacacacttttttttatttttcagatacATGAGGGCAGCCCTGTCCCCTCTCATGGAGTCAGAGCAACTTAGCTTAGGGCTAAGCACTTCTTTCAGGCTGCTCCTGCATGTTCAAGGCACGCTTAAGGCATGTACTGCTCAAGTTCTGCAACTCAGCTTGCTGGAATTGATGCCACTGCAGATCTGGATATCCCAACAGGGCCTTGAAGGCCTCCATCCCTGTGAACATCGACCACACATACATGTCCACTCTAAGCTTCTGGCAGTGCCTCTTTTTTTGTCCCCTGCTGCAGAGAGGTGATTATATTTCCCTCTCAAGTTCAGGTGCATATGGGAGCACAACCTTGTTTGGAGCTCATGTGCACCTCCTCATGCCTCTCAGCAGATGAATTTTTTTGGAGCTGAGAGCATGAGAGCAGTGTTTCTGGTTCTGCACCACCTCAGTCCAGTACTATGGGATCATCCATTAGGACATTGTAAGAACGGCTTACAATATCTATCACAATGATGGATCTCACTCCGTGTCGGCCCTACATATAACACATCATATCTTACAGTGGGCTCACTGAAGGCAGCTCACTTACCTGGGGACCTCAGTCAGACTTTCTTTCAAGACAGCTGCTCGACCTGGGGGAGTGGTAAATGAGCACCAAAATAGTACTACAGATCTGGGACATGCAGAGACAGCAACAGATCTCTTTGCCTGCCAGGACTCCACGCATTGTCCACAGTGGTTCTAACACACGAATGAGTTGGGGGTAGTGGGTCTGGATGTATTGGCACACAATCTGGCCTCCCTTCAATTCTCTTGGAAATCCTGCTCTGGCCACCATATTCCTAATCATCTACCAAGCATGCTTGACTAAAATTGTGAGCCAGTTTGTTTCCAAATAAAATCAAAGTTAATTTTGttagtttagttttaaaatatatatcgtGGGTAAATAAAGTTAGAAAGGCTTtccattttaatgaaatatatgcTTTCCAGAATCTCTTTGCAACCACAAACTTGGCTTAGATTTACATAGATTTAACACATTCAACACAAAAGCTTCTCATTCTCAAACTCCACAAGAGGACACTGGCGGGAAgtcatatataatattataatataatagctcacatttgttttaatgtcATTGTGACCTTTGAGAATAAATCTAAGATTTGCAGTGCTTTTGACACTTCTTTGATAATCAGCTGTTGATTACAAACATTTAGCAACATCTGATTTTTTTAATTGCGGCACTAACAACGGATTCTACTCACACTCCAGTTCAGTAGATGGCGGTAAAGCACCTAAAGCTGCCTTTAAtcttaagaagaagaagaggaggcaGTCTCAATGTTAACTTTAGCATCCGATGAGAAATAAGTGATTTTTTCTGTGCATTAGTATTTTGTGCTTTGTAGCGATGGGAAAGCGGTATTACTGCGATTACTGCGACCGTAGCTTTCAGGATACACTGCACAACCGGAAGAAACATCTGAACGGCGTTCAGCACCAAAGAGCCAAGAAAGCCTGGCTGGATGTTTTCAGAAGTACGTTTGCTTACCTTACCATACcttactttactttactttacgTAATATCAGTTTATCTCACAAAGAACCAGAATATATGGAAGAACTCAAAGACAAGGTGAAAACTGAAATGTTcttaatgttatttattaatttacatcTGCTTGTGTAACTTATTGAAAACAACTGAAAAAATAGTTCTTGCATCAGCGGAATaagatacatattttaaaaaaaatttccaATATTAATATAACTTTGTTTTAAGATACTGCTGCAATTCTACAAGAGGAACGGTCAAAACAACCATGCAGGAAGTTTCTGCAGACAGGTTAGTCTTTCTTTCACAGGCAGAATCAGATTTTGTgaaatattctttatttttatttttttaaagatcaaattaaagtcaaaactgagtatttatttatttatttattatagtgGTTATCAGTTATGTTTCCTAGACAGTTGTTGTGTGCCACATTGTTCACAGACGAACCCAatacagtgtgacacacactacAGGTCTTTAAACTCTGTGAAAAGccatatatttctaaattaagTCTGTATCTATATAACCTTTCTTTGAGGGTCATTAATAGTGCAACAATTCAAGTGTCAGCAGTTTGGTGaaatgtttaagatgtttacagatTAAAATGGAGGAGGTGTAGCATTACCAGAGGGAGAACCAAAAtcaaaaacatgcaaatgtcCAGAATGCTGTAACTTGATTGCAAAACTTCAGGAAACCTTATCgacctgtaaacacacacagacacagatacatTCCAAGTACAGACATAGCATGCATGATATGGTTTGCAATGAAATGCCTGttaacaccaaaaaaaaaaaaaaaacagcaggttTAGGAAAACTTGCAAAATCAGCTTGAAACCTTGAAATCTTCACTTGCTATTATTTTAtagttattttaatataattaggAATGAAATGCCTCCTAGCCTTCTCACCTTgtatttctttctctgtttctccccCTCTACCTCCATCAGGCCAGTGTGTATTTGGCCCTAGCTGTCGTTACTCACATTTCTCTGAAAAGGATATGAAGGCTTTGGAGCAACAGATTGAAGGTAAGGCATTTTAACTTACATTAGGTTTCTCTCTAAAATGTTCATTAACCTACTGACCAGGAACCAGACAACAGCAGCATTTAAGGGGACAACCCACTAATGAGCCTGAAACCTGTGACCACCTTTCTAATACACATGCTGCCCAAACAGTTCTGAAAATCCAGCTCATGCCACAAAAAAAGCATATGATGTGGTACAGTGTTTCTCTCTGAAAGTAGCCAGTACCATGGACTTAATGCATCTGAGGGTACCATTTGCTCTCTGTTATGTACCAAGATATCAGCACTAGATTGTTCTGTAAGTTGCCACATGGAATAGATCTGACTTTTCGTTCTGGCACAACCCAAAGAAACTGAGATTTTGAATTCAGGACTTTGTAGGACAGGGGAAAGGATGAACTGTTCTTCATGTCTCTCAAAAAAATTCTGAACATAGTGTTTAGTGTTCTGCATCTGAAATGCGGATTGTGGAGACTTGTGTTTTCCCATTATTCTCCCTGTACCAGTAGAATAATAGGCAagtggtcacagtgttttggCTAATTTGTATGTTACTATTACTATGAGAAATTCCATAACAATATGTATTTGTAAAATTACATAGGGTATTATATCAATGCTAAAACCTTAAACAAGCTTCTGTATTTTGAAAAAACTTCTAGGCAACCTATAAAGAGCATTTTTACAAGTTGGCAAATGATGAttaaaatgaagggtattaaatAATTTTGAGAGCTGAACAGTTTTAGAAGCAAATGAGTTAATCCTGGTTGTGTTCTAAGAGGAAAGGTGGCAGGAGATGGACCCTGACTATGACAAAGTCTCAGATGAACCTTCAGTGGACGAGTGGCTTTCcagaatggagaagaaaagaGCTGCTATGAGGGTGGGAAGGTAATTAATCTACAAAATCATGATAACACATAATGTGTTATTTTTCTCTGTGAAAATACTAAGATTTGATTGTTTTGTTCTGGGCACATAGCATTGCTTAcattgatattcattcattgtctgtaactacttatctagttcagggttgcagttcacacattcactcacacactcgcacctgtggacaatttagtGCCActgatccacctaccagcgtttgtttttggaccatggaaggaaaccggagcacccggagggagcccatgcagacacagggagaaaacaccaaactcctcacagacagtcacccggagcagggctcaaacccacaaacccaggaccctgtagctgtgtgacagcaacactacccgCAGTGCCACTATGTTGCCTTGCATTGATATTATTAGTATATAAAAAAGAACACTTTCAGATTAGATATTAATTAATCATATGAATTGATTACACAAAGTTTGTCTTAAGGACCCAACTGATATGTTGGCTTATTAATAATATTGTCCAATGCTGAGGTCCCACCAACATATTGATATAGACAAAATTTGCCTGTAAAGCACTGTAAATGTCTCTTTAAATGCTGAAAAAGAATAGCCCATTCATTGAGCTTGTAATTTTCTACTGAACAAAACCTATTCATACTTTTGGACACTGGGGGGCAGATCTAATAGAGGGCCTCTGAACTCACCATCTTATTTTAAGTCAGAGTTTAAGGGCTCTGATTAGAGCTGTACAGTAGAAGAGTCCTGAATATAATGAACTTTggatacaaataataaaaaatcttgAATCTGATCCTTGCAAGACAGTCAAGTTTGGACACAGGCAGAATAAATGAAAAGTATATAGAAAATTTATTTCTCACGCTTTTGGAGCCTTACACAATAAACAGTTGAATATAACAGGTGAATTCACATAAGCCTTAGTCTTTGCAAGCAAAAAATTAATCATTGCTCATCACTTTATGCCAAACTTCAAGACAACTGTCAAATAGTTCAAAGAGAACAATTTTCAAAGCAAGATTTCAAAGAATGTAGGTTATCTACATTAATTAATATTGTAAAATGTTTCAGGAAATCTGGAAAATATAGATTACAGCTGTAAATTGTGCACCACTGCATCAAAGACAACCTGCAGCTCGTTATCCATTGCAAATGTTACTGTAGTATAGGATATTTTTCGAATGCTGGACCCACGCTCATCTCAGATGGTCCAAAACACATTTCAGCTTATTTTTCTAAAATCAATCAGTGAACACGGCATAGGTGACTTGCATATGTGAGATGTTTCCTTTGATGTGGAGGCAAGCATTGGGTTTTTAGGGAGGCGTATGCTATCTTCAAGATGTCTTATACTTGGAAGTCCATGGTTGCTTCAACAGGACCTCATTCTGTACATGTGTACATGCTACATCAACATGTCTTTGAAGCGAGAGAGAGCATGTATTTGACTGTCCTGCCTACAGTCCAGATCTGGGTCCTATGGCTCATTGTGAAGAGGAGATTCAGGCAACAGCCAAAATGGTTGAAATCTCCACTAGCAAAATTTTAACAATTAGTATcatcagtttccaaatgtttaaACTAATTTAAAGCAATAGGGTTGTAAAACAGTGCctctgtcccaacatttttgattgtgtgaatgtgtttatatataaaaaatacaatcaagttgttcacagaaaacattggaaatgttttcttttgtacttccttcattcattcatagtctaaAACATCTATCAaactcagggtcgcggtgggtttgaaacctacctggaatcactgggtgcaaggcaggaacactccctgtagggggcgccagttcatcacaggacaacacacactcacgcattcacacctatggacacttttgagtcaccaatctacctaccaacatgttttgagCTCTCTTGTAATTTTGCCAGTTAAATAGAACTTTAAGTGAAGGGACAAATGATagattttagtttttatttcatttttcaataTTTCCCAACTTTTTAGGAAATAGGATTTGTAGTATATCATAGTGATATGACATAATAAGATATGGACTTTTCTTTTAAGTGTCTTAAAaccagaggaaaagagagaagcTGAAAGCAGTGACCAGCCAACGTTTTTGCTGTCCATACCTGATCTTCCACCATCACTTCTTCCTCCACAGCCTGGAGGATGGCGAGGGACCAGCCACAGTGAATGGGGTTGATATGAAGTCTATGTCAATTTTCAGGATTGTGTATATAATTACTTCtctgtattattatattatttggcCTTTTTAGCAAAGGATAATTTGATTGTTAGCATTCTAAAAACAAATCATATGCTACAGTAGCATTTGCAATAGATAGCAAGCTTCGATctacacattatattaatgtcAGCATGCTCTCTGAATGACAGTAGGTGAAATTGGCTTTTTTGCACATGTATGACAATGTTGTGATAAGTTAATGCAGTATGCTTTCCCGTGTATGTCTTTAGTATCAGAAAACATTCTAGAACACTGAATAAATTAACCTGTTTAAAAGGAACTTTAAAAAGGACAATTTTTGGACCCATCATAAGCTTCAAACAATATCTAGTTTATGGTAACCACAATCtaatctgaaaataaacaaataacttaaatttc from Hoplias malabaricus isolate fHopMal1 chromosome 2, fHopMal1.hap1, whole genome shotgun sequence encodes the following:
- the zmat5 gene encoding zinc finger matrin-type protein 5, producing MGKRYYCDYCDRSFQDTLHNRKKHLNGVQHQRAKKAWLDVFRNTAAILQEERSKQPCRKFLQTGQCVFGPSCRYSHFSEKDMKALEQQIEEERWQEMDPDYDKVSDEPSVDEWLSRMEKKRAAMRVGSVLKPEEKREAESSDQPTFLLSIPDLPPSLLPPQPGGWRGTSHSEWG